The Glycine max cultivar Williams 82 chromosome 12, Glycine_max_v4.0, whole genome shotgun sequence genome window below encodes:
- the LOC100793043 gene encoding equilibrative nucleotide transporter 1 translates to MALTESCLLLPSGSGRNKNRVPEDKWDMAYIVYFTLGLGYLLPWNAFITAVDYFSYLYPDASVDRIFAVVYMLIGLVGISLIIFYSHKSNAYVRINVGLALFVVSLLIIPLLDAFYLKGRVGLYSGFYVTAAAVGLSAVADALVQGSIVGCAGELPERYMQAVVAGTAGSGVLVSALRIFTKAVYPQDASGLQKSANLYFSVSIVIVFVCMVFYNMVHKLPVMKYYKELKVEAVTANEDNGPLTGAVWRSTVWNIVGRIKWYGFGIVLIYIVTLAIFPGYITEDVHSQILKDWYPILLIAGYNVFDLVGKCLTAVYLLQNAKVAIGGCIARLLFFPLFLGCLHGPKFFRTEIPVTILTCLLGLTNGYLTSVLMILIPKIVKLQHAETAGIVSVLFLVFGLAAGSVIAWIWVI, encoded by the exons ATGGCTTTGACGGAATCGTGTCTCCTCCTTCCCTCGGGTTcaggaagaaacaagaacagGGTTCCAGAAGACAAATGGGATATGGCCTACATAGTGTATTTCACCCTGGGCCTCGGTTACCTTCTCCCATGGAACGCTTTCATCACTGCCGTTGATTACTTCTCCTATCTCTACCCCGATGCCAGCGTTGACCGCATCTTCGCCGTCGTTTACATGTTGATCGGCCTCGTGGGGATCTCCCTCATAATCTTCTACAGCCACAAGTCCAACGCCTATGTGAGGATCAACGTTGGCCTCGCCCTCTTCGTCGTTTCTCTCCTCATCATCCCCCTCCTCGACGCCTTTTATCTCAAGGGTAGGGTCGGCTTGTATAGCGGCTTCTACGTCACCGCCGCCGCCGTTGGACTTTCCGCCGTGGCCGATGCGTTGGTGCAGGGCTCCATTGTGGGCTGCGCCGGCGAGTTGCCGGAGAGGTATATGCAAGCTGTCGTCGCCGGCACTGCTGGCTCTG GAGTGCTTGTTTCTGCCCTGAGGATATTTACAAAAGCTGTTTACCCGCAAGATGCCTCTGGCCTGCAAAAGAGTGCAAATCTCTACTTCTCTGTATCAATTGTGATTGTCTTCGTATGCATGGTTTTCTACAACATGGTGCACAAACTTCCTGTGATGAAGTACTATAAGGAACTTAAGGTTGAGGCAGTCACTGCAAATGAAGACAATGGTCCCCTGACTGGAGCTGTCTGGAGGTCAACTGTATGGAATATTGTGGGAAGAATCAAGTGGTATGGGTTTGGCATTGTGCTCATTTATATTGTGACTCTGGCAATATTTCCTGGTTACATTACAGAGGATGTGCACTCTCAAATTCTTAAGGATTGGTATCCGATTCTCCTAATTGCTGGCTATAACGTGTTTGATCTTGTTGGCAAGTGTCTGACTGCAGTTTACCTCCTACAAAATGCAAAAGTTGCAATAGGTGGTTGCATAGCAAGATTGTTGTTTTTCCCTCTCTTCTTAGGTTGCTTGCATGGTCCCAAATTCTTCCGGACTGAGATTCCAGTGACGATACTGACTTGCCTGTTAGGGCTTACTAATGGCTACCTAACCAGTGTATTGATGATTCTGATtcctaaaattgtaaaattgcaGCATGCAGAGACTGCAGGGATTGTGAGTGTATTATTCTTAGTTTTTGGTCTAGCTGCTGGGTCTGTTATAGCTTGGATTTGGGTCATCTGA
- the LOC100797806 gene encoding zinc finger CCCH domain-containing protein 53 isoform X1, which translates to MDSYEATRIVFSRIQNLDAENASKIMGLLLLQDHGEKEMIRLAFGPEALVHSVILKARKDLGLPSNSPPTPSTPPSPSPFISRQNSNTSSRLSVSGINLPPPLTIPNPSASWPTMSELQTDLVAGSSTSLSSLPFYANGGSDPIDEFQLQDQLSFLNDGSNTSISHKNNPDLFYPTYSDFSSSPTTAADPTLFPSYGWGGSLHRRSCSVNDACLGTEDPNSGLGWKPCLYFARGYCKNGTSCRFLHGGLGDADAAMVGSPSKIEMMEQCHELLRSKSAQQQRLAAASQLMSSSTFPYSPKCMNFLLQQQQNDTQRAAAAALMMSEDLHKFGRSRLERNDFSLNSPGMVNPASRQIYLTFPADSTFREEDVSNYFSIYGPVQDVRIPYQQKRMFGFVTFVYPETVKLILSKGNPHFVCDARVLVKPYKEKGKVPDKYRKLQQQQVDRGDFSPCGTPTGLDARDHQFDLQLGGRMFYNTQDMLWRRKLEEQADLQQALELQSRRLMGLQLLDIKKHHQRALCTGSPIPSPTHSPNMFNQNLVPSFHITSEAPKESGSTSAPAGTASVSTGQQSVNISVGKEVMVNGEDGYDEGNGRQSSSHDDCDLQECLEHNLPDSPFASPTKATGPGGFMAPFSNGPNEAIDADASAASANSKFGTGTLLPAASALDMGTFKSFNCQIPRFSSGHGTIGMFAGTGGPIGI; encoded by the exons ATGGATAGTTACGAAGCTACAAGAATTGTGTTTTCAAGGATCCAAAACTTGGATGCTGAAAATGCTTCCAAAATCATGGGTTTACTTCTGCTTCAGGACCATGGTGAGAAAGAAATGATTAGATTAGCATTTGGTCCAGAAGCACTTGTTCACTCTGTGATTCTCAAAGCCCGCAAGGACTTGGGTTTACCTTCGAACTCTCCGCCCACACCCTCCACTCCTCCCTCTCCTTCACCCTTCATTTCTAGGCAAAACTCAAACACTTCTTCAAGACTCAGTGTCAGTGGTATCAACCTCCCTCCTCCTCTCACTATCCCAAACCCTTCTGCTTCATGGCCTACTATGTCTGAGCTTCAAACCGATTTGGTTGCTGGCTCTTCTACTTCTTTATCTTCCTTACCCTTCTATGCTAACGGAGGCTCGGATCCAATTGATGAGTTCCAACTTCAAGACCAGCTTTCTTTCCTGAATGATGGTTCTAATACTAGCATTTCTCACAAGAACAACCCAGATTTGTTTTACCCGACTTACTCAGACTTTTCTTCAAGTCCTACTACTGCTGCTGACCCTACCCTTTTTCCTTCCTATGGTTGGGGAGGGTCTCTTCATCGTAGGAGTTGTTCAGTCAATGATGCTTGTTTGGGCACTGAGGACCCTAATTCTGGGTTGGGATGGAAGCCTTGTCTTTACTTTGCTAGAGGGTACTGTAAAAATGGGACTAGTTGCAGGTTCCTTCATGGTGGACTTGGAGATGCTGATGCTGCAATGGTTGGCTCTCCTAGCAAGATTGAGATGATGGAGCAGTGCCATGAGCTCTTACGATCCAAATCTGCTCAACAACAAAGATTGGCTGCTGCTTCTCAGCTCATGTCCTCTTCCACTTTTCCATACTCCCCTAAGTGCATGAATTTCCTGTTGCAGCAGCAACAGAATGATACCCAAAG AGCGGCAGCTGCAGCTCTGATGATGAGTGAGGATTTGCATAAATTTGGACGATCCAGGCttgaaagaaatgatttttctttgaacAGTCCTGGCATGGTAAACCCAGCTTCCAGGCAGATCTACTTGACTTTCCCAGCAGATAGCACTTTCAGGGAGGAAGATGTTTCAAATTACTTCAG CATATATGGTCCAGTCCAAGACGTGAGGATCCCATACCAGCAGAAGCGAATGTTTGGTTTTGTTACCTTTGTTTATCCAGAGACCGTGAAGCTTATTCTATCTAAAGGAAACCCTCATTTTGTGTGTGATGCACGAGTGCTTGTTAAGCCTTACAAGGAGAAGGGCAAAGTCCCAGACAAGTACAG GAAGCTGCAGCAGCAGCAGGTAGATAGAGGAGATTTTTCACCATGTGGTACTCCTACTGGATTAGATGCCAGAGACCACCAATTTGATCTTCAACTTG GAGGCAGAATGTTCTACAATACTCAAGACATGCTGTGGAGGAGGAAGCTGGAGGAGCAGGCTGATTTGCAGCAAGCTCTTGAGCTACAAAGTAGGAGGCTAATGGGTCTGCAACTTCTTGACATCAAGAAGCATCACCAGCGTGCACTCTGCACTGGAAGCCCAATTCCTTCCCCCACCCATTCTCCTAACATGTTCAACCAAAATCTTGTTCCTTCTTTTCACATCACTTCAGAGGCCCCAAAGG AGAGTGGTTCAACTTCTGCTCCAGCTGGTACTGCGTCAGTTTCTACTGGTCAACAGTCAGTCAACATTTCTGTTGGCAAGGAAGTGATGGTCAATGGCGAGGATGGATATGATGAAGGCAATGGCAGGCAGAGCTCTAGTCATGACGATTGTGATTTGCAAGAATG TTTAGAGCATAATCTCCCTGATAGCCCTTTTGCTTCCCCAACAAAAGCTACTGGTCCTGGAGGCTTCATGGCTCCCTTCTCCAATGGACCTAATGAGGCCATTGATGCAGATGCCTCGGCTGCATCTGCCAACTCCAAATTTGGCACTGGCACATTACTTCCTGCAGCATCGGCTCTTGACAtgggaactttcaaatcctttaacTGCCAAATACCAAG GTTCTCTTCTGGTCATGGAACTATTGGGATGTTTGCTGGCACCGGTGGACCGATTGGCATTTAG
- the LOC100797806 gene encoding zinc finger CCCH domain-containing protein 53 isoform X2, which produces MDSYEATRIVFSRIQNLDAENASKIMGLLLLQDHGEKEMIRLAFGPEALVHSVILKARKDLGLPSNSPPTPSTPPSPSPFISRQNSNTSSRLSVSGINLPPPLTIPNPSASWPTMSELQTDLVAGSSTSLSSLPFYANGGSDPIDEFQLQDQLSFLNDGSNTSISHKNNPDLFYPTYSDFSSSPTTAADPTLFPSYGWGGSLHRRSCSVNDACLGTEDPNSGLGWKPCLYFARGYCKNGTSCRFLHGGLGDADAAMVGSPSKIEMMEQCHELLRSKSAQQQRLAAASQLMSSSTFPYSPKCMNFLLQQQQNDTQRAAAAALMMSEDLHKFGRSRLERNDFSLNSPGMVNPASRQIYLTFPADSTFREEDVSNYFSIYGPVQDVRIPYQQKRMFGFVTFVYPETVKLILSKGNPHFVCDARVLVKPYKEKGKVPDKKLQQQQVDRGDFSPCGTPTGLDARDHQFDLQLGGRMFYNTQDMLWRRKLEEQADLQQALELQSRRLMGLQLLDIKKHHQRALCTGSPIPSPTHSPNMFNQNLVPSFHITSEAPKESGSTSAPAGTASVSTGQQSVNISVGKEVMVNGEDGYDEGNGRQSSSHDDCDLQECLEHNLPDSPFASPTKATGPGGFMAPFSNGPNEAIDADASAASANSKFGTGTLLPAASALDMGTFKSFNCQIPRFSSGHGTIGMFAGTGGPIGI; this is translated from the exons ATGGATAGTTACGAAGCTACAAGAATTGTGTTTTCAAGGATCCAAAACTTGGATGCTGAAAATGCTTCCAAAATCATGGGTTTACTTCTGCTTCAGGACCATGGTGAGAAAGAAATGATTAGATTAGCATTTGGTCCAGAAGCACTTGTTCACTCTGTGATTCTCAAAGCCCGCAAGGACTTGGGTTTACCTTCGAACTCTCCGCCCACACCCTCCACTCCTCCCTCTCCTTCACCCTTCATTTCTAGGCAAAACTCAAACACTTCTTCAAGACTCAGTGTCAGTGGTATCAACCTCCCTCCTCCTCTCACTATCCCAAACCCTTCTGCTTCATGGCCTACTATGTCTGAGCTTCAAACCGATTTGGTTGCTGGCTCTTCTACTTCTTTATCTTCCTTACCCTTCTATGCTAACGGAGGCTCGGATCCAATTGATGAGTTCCAACTTCAAGACCAGCTTTCTTTCCTGAATGATGGTTCTAATACTAGCATTTCTCACAAGAACAACCCAGATTTGTTTTACCCGACTTACTCAGACTTTTCTTCAAGTCCTACTACTGCTGCTGACCCTACCCTTTTTCCTTCCTATGGTTGGGGAGGGTCTCTTCATCGTAGGAGTTGTTCAGTCAATGATGCTTGTTTGGGCACTGAGGACCCTAATTCTGGGTTGGGATGGAAGCCTTGTCTTTACTTTGCTAGAGGGTACTGTAAAAATGGGACTAGTTGCAGGTTCCTTCATGGTGGACTTGGAGATGCTGATGCTGCAATGGTTGGCTCTCCTAGCAAGATTGAGATGATGGAGCAGTGCCATGAGCTCTTACGATCCAAATCTGCTCAACAACAAAGATTGGCTGCTGCTTCTCAGCTCATGTCCTCTTCCACTTTTCCATACTCCCCTAAGTGCATGAATTTCCTGTTGCAGCAGCAACAGAATGATACCCAAAG AGCGGCAGCTGCAGCTCTGATGATGAGTGAGGATTTGCATAAATTTGGACGATCCAGGCttgaaagaaatgatttttctttgaacAGTCCTGGCATGGTAAACCCAGCTTCCAGGCAGATCTACTTGACTTTCCCAGCAGATAGCACTTTCAGGGAGGAAGATGTTTCAAATTACTTCAG CATATATGGTCCAGTCCAAGACGTGAGGATCCCATACCAGCAGAAGCGAATGTTTGGTTTTGTTACCTTTGTTTATCCAGAGACCGTGAAGCTTATTCTATCTAAAGGAAACCCTCATTTTGTGTGTGATGCACGAGTGCTTGTTAAGCCTTACAAGGAGAAGGGCAAAGTCCCAGACAA GAAGCTGCAGCAGCAGCAGGTAGATAGAGGAGATTTTTCACCATGTGGTACTCCTACTGGATTAGATGCCAGAGACCACCAATTTGATCTTCAACTTG GAGGCAGAATGTTCTACAATACTCAAGACATGCTGTGGAGGAGGAAGCTGGAGGAGCAGGCTGATTTGCAGCAAGCTCTTGAGCTACAAAGTAGGAGGCTAATGGGTCTGCAACTTCTTGACATCAAGAAGCATCACCAGCGTGCACTCTGCACTGGAAGCCCAATTCCTTCCCCCACCCATTCTCCTAACATGTTCAACCAAAATCTTGTTCCTTCTTTTCACATCACTTCAGAGGCCCCAAAGG AGAGTGGTTCAACTTCTGCTCCAGCTGGTACTGCGTCAGTTTCTACTGGTCAACAGTCAGTCAACATTTCTGTTGGCAAGGAAGTGATGGTCAATGGCGAGGATGGATATGATGAAGGCAATGGCAGGCAGAGCTCTAGTCATGACGATTGTGATTTGCAAGAATG TTTAGAGCATAATCTCCCTGATAGCCCTTTTGCTTCCCCAACAAAAGCTACTGGTCCTGGAGGCTTCATGGCTCCCTTCTCCAATGGACCTAATGAGGCCATTGATGCAGATGCCTCGGCTGCATCTGCCAACTCCAAATTTGGCACTGGCACATTACTTCCTGCAGCATCGGCTCTTGACAtgggaactttcaaatcctttaacTGCCAAATACCAAG GTTCTCTTCTGGTCATGGAACTATTGGGATGTTTGCTGGCACCGGTGGACCGATTGGCATTTAG